CACTGCCCCCTCGTGGCCATCTTAAGTTCTTCAGTCTTAGTATAAATGCCCCGCCTCCATGTTAGCAGCATAACATTTTTACCCAAAGATCGATAATCTGATTAATGTGGCTTCATCGTATTTTAGCTTCATTTCTGTTCCGTTTAAAACAACGGAGATGTGTCGGCCATCTTTATTTACGCTCTGTTTTCGGTTGCTACGCTAAGTGGTTGAATTCTGAGCTCAGTGTTGAAAGTGAAAGCTAAACTGACTTTGAGCTAAAGACTAGCGGTGTTAACCAGATGTTAGCTATGTGCTCATTAAAGTGATTCTTGTTTAGCTGTTTGCTGAGGTGTTAGCCATGTGTGCTAACCAGGAGTGTGGCTTATATAAGATGAGCTGAATTTGAAATTTAGCTATAATCACTATTTGTTAGCCCTGTGTTAAGACTTTTCTGGGCAAAACAACTGTCTGTGCTCGACAGGTGTTAGCCCTCTGCTAAGATTCACAGGTGTTAGCCCTGATTTAACTGTTTTTCAAACAGCTATTGGCCATGTTTAGCATGAGTTAGCCCTGTGTTAGCCATGATTTGGGTGTGTGCTAAGCATTTACTAACTGTGCTAGCCAGGTGTTAACAAAGCAAGGTTCATCTAGTGTTAGCTAGCATGTACAAGGTAAACACAGCTATGTAAACAGGTGGCCCTGGGCTAGTCACATGCAAACATGTTGGTTCAAATTTAGCCTATTTGCTAACtaactatacatatatatattagtgtTAGCAGTGTTAGTAACTATGTGTGCTAACTAAATGTTAGCTATGATTACTCAGTGATAAACATAGCTGACATTAGCCGTGTGTGCTAGATTTGTATTAACCCCAGTGGGTTAAATGTGCTCAATGTTTGTTAGCCACGTGCTAACAATATGCTAGCACTGTGCTTCAGATTCAAAACATCACAGTTTGCAGAGTTTGGGATGGAACCAGTCACAGCTAGCCACACAGAAACAGCCAATCAGTGCCCATATCCACGGCACAGACTCTGTTCCAGAGCAgcgattggttggttggttggtgagTAGGAGGGGCTTCTACTGGCCGTTGGTGCTGAGGGAGGAATCTGATTGGCCAGTTTGAAACAGTGAGTTCAGACGGAAATGAAAGCAGGAAGTTGTTGACATCAatctaaagtaaaaaagtagacacacacacacacacacacacactctcccacacacacacaggtatgttATGTACTGTCACAGGGTTCCTGTTCAAAcaggacttcttttttttttttccttttcacgGAATATTTTTGTGGCGATGAGGTGATGGTCGTCGGGGTTTTGGTGACtgaactcttctttttttttttaaatctattttacaTCTTTTCAGGCTCAGTCgccatggaaacaaacaaacaaacaaacagagaaaaactgACGAgtcaatcaaaaaacacacagatcgATTAGCATAAGAGATCACTGTTACTGGGGTCAGGGGTTGAGGGGGAGGGGCGGGGTCTGGGTCATGCTTGGCTTCTTCCTGGGAGCCCATTGGTTGGTTAGCGTGTTGAGGTGAACCAATCGCAGACAGGCAGGGAAGCATGTGTTTACTGATTGGTTCCAGCCAATCAGTAGAATCAGACTTGTCGTCTGTCTCTCGTCCTGGCTGCCTATTGGTGGGGAAATTGAGGCGGGAGGGGCTTAACTGGCCTTagtgattaacacacacacacataacacacacacacatacatacacacagtgcGGCCAGTCCACAGGTGTAAACAGTAGAAAACAGTAGATTCCTATTGAACTGctcagtgtcatcatcatcattattattatttttttctttttctttgagtcAGAAGCTCGTTCATGGCACAGAACCGTAAACCCTTCgtctttgtcttgttttatcgATGCTCCGATCAGGACCAGCTGATGCTCATTACAAGTtaccaaagttttttttaattaaaaaaaaaaatcacaaaatctaaagaaacaaacaaaaacagagacgtCAGACCAGTTCAGTCACGCACTCTCTGGAATCCACTGCTCGTCATCGGAACGTGACTAGCATGAACTGATGACGTGAAACCAGTCGAAGTTTAGTAAGTGCTCCGTGCAACTCATCGCGTGGGAATCGAAACTGAGCAATGGCAACATACGTATCAGTGTAGTGACGGAGGTCGTTAGGAACCCGTGTCTGCGTAAATTCTTTTCTAGCTTCTCCAAATTCCACCTCTGACCTGAAACTGAAACGGTTTACTTTTACCCAAAGACCTTGTGGGACCTGTACCTGTAAAGGTACTGTACCTGTACCTTTGGCGTGACCGTTGTGAGCAGCTACAAATACACGCCGCATTTGACGACTTGGTGgaatgtgatgtgttttaaagGGTTTCTCATGCAGGAACTTCCTGTTTAACCAAGAAAGGTGAACGGGATCAGGACTAGTTTGGATGATGACAATGACATGAGCCTTGCGTCCTGATCGGAGCATCTCTAGTCTACTTGGCATCCTGCCTGTCCATCAGCAGGTTCGGGACTGGAATCCTATCAGTCCCATCTGGGCTGCTGTGGTTCTCAGTTAGAACAAAACCTTGTGTTTGTGGTTCTAGAAAGACCACACAGGCCTGGAGCCAGGGTCCTAAACTTGGAATCAGTGGTTATGGCTCTGGCTTAGAATCCCTGATTCTGTGACCACAACTATGAGCAAGAACCGTGTCTTGTACCAGTAAAACATTTGGCTGTGGCTCTGGTTTCAGTAGGTGCAGAACCTTTGCTTTAGTGACCCAAAGACCTTGAACCAGAGCTTTGTCTTGGAACAGGTATGAGCAGTGGCTCTGGCTTCGGTTGAACCACTAGCCCTTGTTCTAGGCTAATAGAGCCAGTAACCAGTAATCTTAGACCACCGGTCCATTGGCGGTGGTTCTGGCTTTGGTAGGACAAGAAGCCGTAGTTCTGTTTCCACTAAGACCAGAGCAAAAGTGTCTTTGACAAGGAAGAGCAGTAGCTGAGACTCTAGTTCCAGTTGGGTCAGTGGTCCGAGGCTTCTAGAACCAGTATCCAGTGATCTTAGACCAGTAGGATCAGTCGTCATAGTTCTTGTTCCAATGACACACTTAGTATCAGTTTGCAGAACTGGTTTTAGTGAAAAGgtgtggaggtttttttttttttttttttagtacatcTGGATGCTTCCAACCTCCTTTAGCAGTTCAAGGGTTCAATGTttgtggtcaaaggtcaaaattCATCCAGGCGGTGTGTATAGCACCATGGGGGTACACTCTGAACCAGTGTGGACGGCTCTAAACCAGTTAATTTCATCTCGGTTGCATTGTCTCCTCGCTGAACTCCCTGTTCCAGTCTGAAAACAACCAGTTTAATCCAGATCCAGGTTTGCCTGCTATGAGGAGCTATTATTCATCTGCCCAAGCCCAAGCCCAAGCCCCACCCCCAGTCCATCTCCAGGTTGGCTCCACTTGATTGGACCACAATCCTCTCCATGGCCAATCAGAAGCTCCGACGGTCCCAGCTCATTGCCAATTGACTGAGGGGAGTGGCTGTTGTTGGCGGTGCCATCATTGTGATTGGCCAGCAGGGAGGAGGTGGGGCTTCGACTGATGACAAGATCCAAGCGATTTGGAGACTCTGCGATTAGAGGAACGACTAAGCAGCAGTCAAAGTCCCGGGTACGAACGTGATTTATCTGGAAGACGGAGAAAGTTGTTTTATTAGCCACATTAAACGCCTCGCTTTAGTCCAGCACTTTAGTTGGAGCTGAAAGTGTTTTTGTACCTGTAGTATTCGATCGAAAGCTCGGAGGCCACCTCGTTCTGCAGGACCACCTGCTCGGATGTTGTTAATGTAGACACCGCGGTCCAACAAACCATCAGAAACACTAAAACCAAAGTCCTCCAAATCTGTGGCCTTCTCTAGAGTCAActacaacacagacacacactctgttaTTATCACAACCAGAGGATTGTCTTACTGTCAGGGTAAAGTGGGTGTTCAGTGGTCATTGGTCACCTTATGGAGTTCCACAGGGTTCTGGTTGAGGATTTCATTGACTTCTTGCCTCATTTTTCTCATGGCGAAGGCTCGGCGCTGGGGATCGGAGGGTAAGGTGTTGGATCTCGGCGTCACCTGAGGATGGTTTAAATGTTTAAGACACAAAAGTTGCTCCAGACATTTTTCAGAACGCCTCCTGTCTGATCCCTAATTAAATCCCTAGATAATGTCCAGGTGACCTCATGGAGAAGCCCCTGCTGTTGAGAACTTAACCGTCAAACTCTAGAGAATCATCTGGACGTAATTCTCCACACattgtgtcctgtgtccaatGAGAGTTACCTGTGGCCGAGAGTTGCTGCGTTCCTGGAAACTAGCTTGGCGTCCCAGAGTGCTGCGGGTGGGGGTGGGGTCATGGTTCAGACTGAGGGTGGACCCTGACATGATGGTTGCCTGGAAACAGTTAATTTAGTTCAATAAAGTCAATCAAACAAAACCTTCTTATCAGAAGACATTTTGTTGTCATCAAAAACACGTAGCGTAAACGCAACCTTGGAGGACGACCTTCAACCACAGCTCACATCATCACAACAAGCTCAGATCTTACTACTGTTCTCCTGACAGTTGTTTTAGAACCTTCTCTGTGGACGTGTTCTACTAACAACATCTATTTTTAGGCTCTACTTCTGCCGACTACCTTCTGTTGGTTCTATCTGGTTCTGAGACTCATCAGGATCTAGTTCTGGATCTGCTCTTGCTTCTTCTACCTGAGATTCTACTTCATGTCACTCAACAAATGGCCACTCCTCATCAGAATCAAGGACTCATCAGACGCATGCATGACTGACAGAtctgcaaaaaacaaaccaccCATCAGGCCTTGCACAAGCTCTCCCAGCATGCCTTGCTCAAACTGCCATGCCCGGTGCAACATGACTCTGCCACGTGATTGGCTAGAAGCTGGGTGAAGCCACTGAGATGTCAACATTAACGTCACCATGGTCGGTAGCCGGCTGCCGGGGGTGCGGTTAGAGTCACAttcaaaaacagacaacatGTCGCACGTTTGACAACGCTGAGAGTtccagtgacagagagagggagagaggagaggacaggaggagagttagtgaggaaagaaggaaggaaggaaggaaagaagggagggaggaaggaggatACCAGGGTGAGGAGGTGCGTCTCGTTTTCTGTCTCCTGGAAAAGAAGAGTCATTTCTCTTTTCAGCTAAAACTTACTGCTGCATTTCCAGAGAAGCCAAAACACATCAGGAATGTACAGAACTTACTGCTAAAGATGCTAATTAGCATTAcaactgctactgctactactactactagtgtGTTGACTACTGCCACTACTGCTTCTACTGATATTGGTGCTACTATTACCACCGCTAATTGCTACTGCTACAACTACCTCTACTATAATTATTGCTACTTCTACTCTTGCTACTACTGCTACAGtggctactgctactgctaaaGTTTTGGTACTGTGTCTACTGCCGCTAATGCTACTGCTACAATTACTACTGCATCTACAACGATTATTGGTACTTCTACTACTATTGCGATTACTCTAGCAATGCTACAACTGCTATTGCTACTGCTAATACTACTCCTACTAAGTTTTGGTACTGTGTCTACTGCTATAATTACTTATTGCTACTTCTACGATTGCTTCTATTGATATTACTCTAGTACTGCTATTGCTACTGCTAATACTACTCCTACTACTGCTTTCTTTGTCTAACAGCAGTATTTTTGGCAGCACTACTCACCTCCAGCTCTCTGAGGATGCCGCTCTGGCCGCAGGTCTCCAGATCTTCCAGAGCCTGAGACCAGAAGTTCTCCTCCTGGTCCGGTTCCACCCCGTCATGCCCCACAGTGAACCTGGAGGAAGAGGTGAACGGCAACCAATCAGAAACATGAACCGTGGGGGGGAGGGGCGTGGACACACAGAGGAGGCTGGGTCATGCTGTGAGAATGTGATTTTACAACGACATCGGGAAGAGGGCGGTGTTGACGACATACACAGCAAGTGTATGTGTCAGCGTGGCAGGGGGAGGAGGGGCCAAAGGTCACCAGGTGAGGAGTGACACGGGACTGTGGACGAGCGGGTtataaaggtcaaaggtcagtgtggTACCTGCTGTCAGAGATTAGACCGCTGGGCAGGTTACAGGCTCTGCAGACAGAGAatcactgctgttactgctgttagcTCGCTGTTAGCTCGCCGCTAGCAACCACCAGTGTACGGAACGAAGAGCGCTAACATGCTAATGTCATGGATTTTTAATCACTGTGACTCGAAAGACGCAGGCTCCCTCTTGTAGTACTTTAATGTAGTGCACTATGACATATTGATCTATTaaatcagtctctctctctcttaccctCCGAGTGGTGGGCGGTCCCAGTCGTCATCAGTCAGGCCCAGATCTGACAGCGGATTGGTTCGCTGGCGAGTGGACGAAGACGATTGGCTGTTGGTCGACTTGGCGTTGCGCCATTCGTGGAAACTGTACGACTGGAACGGAGGAGCTGCAGACAAACAGACGTACAGACGTCAGACACTCGTCTGTCAGGGAGGGTCAGAGGTCGGAGGTCGGAGGTGAGCGTCCTACCCGACGTGGTGAAGCTGCTGTCCATGTTGGATCCGTCCCACGACTCCACCGCGCTGTCGACAGACGGCAGCGTGCAGAACGCTCTCTGGCTCGATGGGGGCGTGATCGTGATGATAGGCTCCTCCTCCCCATCCTGATTCTCCTGACCCAGACCTGGACCAATCACGCAGGACTTCGGACTCGAcactaaagagagagaggaacgcGTCCGTCATCTACACATCAGTGCTATGTGAGTATGCCATGTGAGCCGAATCTTCTATTATCACTTCCTGTTCGCAGTGTAACCATGGAGACACGTGGCGATCACTGCAGCGATGATAaactgacaaaaagtcaaaaacgCAACGTTTCTCAGTGAAGTTCTGCAGCAGTGAGGAGCCACGACTTTTATGAGGATTcacaattgttatttttaagttattttacaATTATCTCGTCAGAGCGTGTGAATCACAACGAAGCTAAAAAACGCGATCGTCCCATCAGTGCGCTAACTATGCGTCTTAtgtcgtctctgtgtgtgtgtgtgtgtgtacgcacaCTCGCCCTGCTTCTTGATCTTCAGCGTGACGGTCTCGCCCGCCTGCTGGAGCAGACTGATGGCCTCGCTCAGAGGTTTTCCTTtcaggctgctgctgttgatcgCCAGGATGCGATCGCCGACGTGGATCGCGCCggtcctgaaacacacacacaaaatcattcCAGCGTTTAAATGCCGTAAGCATAGAAAAACGGGTCAGCTAGACCCGTTTTTTTGTTGACACCAAGGGGCGCTCTGTTCAAAACGTCACTATTCCCACACAGACCTCTTTAAGGCGGGACTAATCTCAACCACAGCCAGTTTGGTGTAAATCGGACCTTCTGTAGTCGAGTTCTAACAGTTTTCGTGGTTTTTGCCGAGTCCTCGCGACCTGAcgcaactttgccgccccctagcGTCTACGCCGTGTAACACGAAGTGAAgctttttggcttttttttttttcttaaaaatccTAATCTTGTCACGAGTGACGTGACTAAATTTGTAGTCGATCGCGGAAAAGCTGTAGGAGGAGCTTGTTCAAAAACCACACCCCCGAATCGCAACAAAATGGCTCACGCTCGTCCTGACGTGAAAAAAACGTGCTTGTATGTGAAAACTGCTGCTAAAGTAGGTGGGGCAAATACTTAGACACGCCCCCAACCCAagaaacctttttaaaattgaAGTTTGATTATCATAACAAACAGAAATGAATTGAAATGGAGACTAAAAGATGATTTGAGATGATGGACAAATGTAAATTGTAAAGTGATTGGTTTTGAACAGCAGAGGGCGACATTCTTCACTTCTGTTGCAATCTGATCCGACTGTatataatcaataaatcatttatcttgaagaaaacagtgaaataatccAGATATAATCTCACATAAATTTCTGGTATGACACAACAAATCTGCAGACATCTTTAAATTAGGTATATAAAGTGtaaatgattatgattattatctgattttattttatcatacaAACTGTATAAAGAAACTGGATGCCATCCTGCCAGTGCTACCATAACATCATAATGTGCCTAtcactaaatataaatataaatacataaataaaaatgaacctatgaatgaataaataaataataaactatgTATAATTAAATAAAGCTAAAACAAAGGCTCTGTTGACTGACGTGTTGGTCATGTTTACCTCTCTGCGAGTCCACCTTTGCTCAGGGACGAGATGATGATGGGGTCAAACGGCTCCTCGGTGCCTGAGATGGTGATTCCCAGCGGGCCACCGTAGCGCTGCAGCTCCACCGTGTAGATGATGGAGCCGGACACTTCCTGTTCGTCTGAAACCGCGAGAGAAAGTTCAgcagcagtttaaaaaaaataataataatactaaactAAAAGGAGCGAGAGAAACCTGAGTTGTCTTCGTCTTTGCGGATCTTCAGCTTGACGAGTTCCTCGCACTGCTGCAGGATCTGAACCGCCTCCTCCATCGAGCAGCTCTCCACGCGGATGTTGTCGATGGCGAGCAGCTTGTCTCCGAGCTCCAGCGTCCCCGTCCTGAAAGAAGACGTCATACTACAGTCACCACCGTCCCCAGACactgtgaccttgaccttttGGTGTCATGGTCACGTGtgagcactcactctcccacaccaaaccccatagagaaaatcagtgatttaagcgaatgatttcaaaagccgaattcacaaaataagacacgtgaactcagtgatggaggcagcagtggatcaacaaccttGTGTGCCTCAAAGACGAAAACTTAGaggcattttattttgaaaaacgacTCAAACttgacagtattttattgtcaaGTTATTTATTGTTACTGATcaattttatttagaaaaaaatcacagaattaaaaaaaaaaaactttgtcttTGACCAAACTTTtgagacattttgttttgaaaaactgaaacttttaaacatattattccccccccccaaaaatgatgaaaactttacagtattttattttgaaaaatgtgtgtgtgtgtgtgtgtgtgtgtagccaccTGTGTGCGACGCTGCCTTTCTTGATGTCAGAGATGATCAGAGGGTCACCTGGTTTCCTGTTGGACGGAGCTGCagagaacaaacaacaaccatCCTTTAAGACCaggacctggtcctaatgaggcagaaccttcaTGTTCTGAGGAACGGGGTTTAGGACGGGGGTGAGGActgagatttcttttttgtttgctgttttcttttaactCACAGCTGATGGTGATTCCCAGCTCCACCCCCGGCTTCTTCGGGAGCTTCACGTGGAACGTTCCGGAACTCGGGATGACCGACTCTGacggagagagagtgagtaaaATCTCATccatttaaataatgcagagtttgacttttctgtttctgtacGTATATGATGTCATATAAATATAtcacataaatataaatgtgtcattttaaagaagaaacaggaacagatgtttctgtgtgtgtgtgtgtgtgtgtgttgttctcagGCGTGGATGGTTATTCACTGAGACAGCAGCTGTTACATTAATAATGAGTCTGACAAATTACATCAGAGacgacaaaacaacaacaacaacacagcagatTAAACAAACTGagacatttaattaaatcaacTTTCTCgctctttttttaacaaacacaagtgactattctgtgtctgtgtgtgtgtgtgtgtgtgttttaccagCCACGTCAAACTCGATCTCCAGTGTGAGCTGAGCAGTGATGGACGAGTCTCTGAGCAGCTGATTGGTTTCCTCCAGAGTGGAGTCTTCAGTAGGAACTCCATTTATGGACAAAATCCTGTCCCCGATCTGCAGGATGccacatctgcacacacacacacacacacacacacacacacacacacacacacacacacacagaggttatgttggggggaaaaagatTGAAactatgattcattttaatttcgGTAAATTGAagcattttactttgaaatacagttgttttttgttgaggaaaatcacagaaatgttGACAGTTTGGTTTTTGAAAACGActgaaaatgttatgttttatgtgttatgaaaatgtgcaatattttattttgaaaaattactAAAACTTTACGATCTTTCACTTTGAGAAATTACAGAAACTttgagacattttattttgaaaaataacagaaacgtTGATGCACTCTATTTTGAAACTCAGACATGTTGTTTAGAAAAATGAAACTTTGAGgcattttatttggaaaaatcaCGTAAACTTTACGATATTTCACTTTGAGAAATTACAGAAActgagacattttattttgaaaatgacagaaattttgagacattttattttgaaaatgacataaactttgagacattttattttgaaaatgacagaaaaaattGTACACTTAATTTTGGAACTgacataattattgtttttagaaaaatgaaactttgatgcattttatttggaaaaattACTGAAAATTTAAGgcattccatttaaaaatgacactttcACATAATTTATTCTGAAAAACCACTGActctttacattttaatgaaactTTGATACATTAAACTTAGGAaagtaacttttattttgaagaaatgACTAAATCTAatgattgattattaaacagCTACTGATTATTTTTTGTTGATTGACTGGATTCATATTTAAAGAGTTGattaaaatataacataatacAATTTTATCGTCACTGTTTTGAGTCTAAATTGATCTTGTGGTGATTATTGATGATTATTGATGACTGATGGTTTACCTCTCTGCAGGGCTGTCGGGGTCGATGTACGCGATAAGCGGCGGCGACGACAGCGTTTCCGTGGCGAACACTCCGCCCTGCAGCTGCAGGCCGAACCCCATGATGCCGTCGCCTAGCAACATCACCTCTGTGGTCTCCGTGTGAACGACCTGACCGGCGAGTCCGACGGTGCTCGACGCAAGAGACACTGACGAGAGACAAGAGACGGGGATGAGTCTTACGTCACAGTGAGGGGAGGAGCCAcgggaggtcaaaggtcagactcACGTGAGCTCTTAAAGTCCTTCTTCTTG
This Solea solea chromosome 3, fSolSol10.1, whole genome shotgun sequence DNA region includes the following protein-coding sequences:
- the grip1 gene encoding glutamate receptor-interacting protein 1 isoform X1, with the translated sequence MERFLALLRLLSRRRRGRRYRADDDYQEGYEDVYYYTSKYSTHLLNEGPYGKHSAGSRPPDGALAIRRQSIPDEFRGCSVVELMKKEGTTLGLTVSGGIDKDGKPRVSNLRQGGIAARSDQLNVGDYIRSVNGINLSKFRHDEIISLLKNVGERVVLEVEYELPPVSVQGSGVMFKNVEVTLHKEGNSFGFVIRGGVHEDRNKSRPIVITTIRQSGPADREGTVKPGDRLLSIDGIRLHGSTLSEAMSILKQCGQEVTLLVEYDVSVMDSVATASGPLLVEVAKATGSSLGVALSTSMFCSKQVIIIDKVKPASIADRCGALHAGDHILSVDGKSMEFCSLAEATQLLSASCQTVRMEILPQHQARPALNAPQHVKVQRSPRPLPWETGGSAPILPPYHYNTYHPDQSGARSHNRHTNNPPLSHSFSPGSMSAYSLSSLNMNTLPRNMYPTSPRGTLMRRKSKKKDFKSSLSLASSTVGLAGQVVHTETTEVMLLGDGIMGFGLQLQGGVFATETLSSPPLIAYIDPDSPAERCGILQIGDRILSINGVPTEDSTLEETNQLLRDSSITAQLTLEIEFDVAESVIPSSGTFHVKLPKKPGVELGITISSPSNRKPGDPLIISDIKKGSVAHRTGTLELGDKLLAIDNIRVESCSMEEAVQILQQCEELVKLKIRKDEDNSDEQEVSGSIIYTVELQRYGGPLGITISGTEEPFDPIIISSLSKGGLAERTGAIHVGDRILAINSSSLKGKPLSEAISLLQQAGETVTLKIKKQGELSSPKSCVIGPGLGQENQDGEEEPIITITPPSSQRAFCTLPSVDSAVESWDGSNMDSSFTTSAPPFQSYSFHEWRNAKSTNSQSSSSTRQRTNPLSDLGLTDDDWDRPPLGGACNLPSGLISDSRFTVGHDGVEPDQEENFWSQALEDLETCGQSGILRELEETENETHLLTLATIMSGSTLSLNHDPTPTRSTLGRQASFQERSNSRPQVTPRSNTLPSDPQRRAFAMRKMRQEVNEILNQNPVELHKLTLEKATDLEDFGFSVSDGLLDRGVYINNIRAGGPAERGGLRAFDRILQINHVRTRDFDCCLVVPLIAESPNRLDLVISRSPTSSLLANHNDGTANNSHSPQSIGNELGPSELLIGHGEDCGPIKWSQPGDGLGVGLGLGLGQMNNSSS
- the grip1 gene encoding glutamate receptor-interacting protein 1 isoform X6, coding for MIAVSFKCRCQILRRVNKDEGPYGKHSAGSRPPDGALAIRRQSIPDEFRGCSVVELMKKEGTTLGLTVSGGIDKDGKPRVSNLRQGGIAARSDQLNVGDYIRSVNGINLSKFRHDEIISLLKNVGERVVLEVEYELPPVSVQGSGVMFKNVEVTLHKEGNSFGFVIRGGVHEDRNKSRPIVITTIRQSGPADREGTVKPGDRLLSIDGIRLHGSTLSEAMSILKQCGQEVTLLVEYDVSVMDSVATASGPLLVEVAKATGSSLGVALSTSMFCSKQVIIIDKVKPASIADRCGALHAGDHILSVDGKSMEFCSLAEATQLLSASCQTVRMEILPQHQARPALNAPQHVKVQRSPRPLPWETGGSAPILPPYHYNTYHPDQSGARSHNRHTNNPPLSHSFSPGSMSAYSLSSLNMNTLPRNMYPTSPRGTLMRRKSKKKDFKSSLSLASSTVGLAGQVVHTETTEVMLLGDGIMGFGLQLQGGVFATETLSSPPLIAYIDPDSPAERCGILQIGDRILSINGVPTEDSTLEETNQLLRDSSITAQLTLEIEFDVAESVIPSSGTFHVKLPKKPGVELGITISSPSNRKPGDPLIISDIKKGSVAHRTGTLELGDKLLAIDNIRVESCSMEEAVQILQQCEELVKLKIRKDEDNSDEQEVSGSIIYTVELQRYGGPLGITISGTEEPFDPIIISSLSKGGLAERTGAIHVGDRILAINSSSLKGKPLSEAISLLQQAGETVTLKIKKQGELSSPKSCVIGPGLGQENQDGEEEPIITITPPSSQRAFCTLPSVDSAVESWDGSNMDSSFTTSAPPFQSYSFHEWRNAKSTNSQSSSSTRQRTNPLSDLGLTDDDWDRPPLGGACNLPSGLISDSRFTVGHDGVEPDQEENFWSQALEDLETCGQSGILRELEATIMSGSTLSLNHDPTPTRSTLGRQASFQERSNSRPQVTPRSNTLPSDPQRRAFAMRKMRQEVNEILNQNPVELHKLTLEKATDLEDFGFSVSDGLLDRGVYINNIRAGGPAERGGLRAFDRILQINHVRTRDFDCCLVVPLIAESPNRLDLVISRSPTSSLLANHNDGTANNSHSPQSIGNELGPSELLIGHGEDCGPIKWSQPGDGLGVGLGLGLGQMNNSSS
- the grip1 gene encoding glutamate receptor-interacting protein 1 isoform X5, yielding MERFLALLRLLSRRRRGRRYRADDDYQEGYEDVYYYTSKYSTHLLNEGPYGKHSAGSRPPDGALAIRRQSIPDEFRGCSVVELMKKEGTTLGLTVSGGIDKDGKPRVSNLRQGGIAARSDQLNVGDYIRSVNGINLSKFRHDEIISLLKNVGERVVLEVEYELPPVSVQGSGVMFKNVEVTLHKEGNSFGFVIRGGVHEDRNKSRPIVITTIRQSGPADREGTVKPGDRLLSIDGIRLHGSTLSEAMSILKQCGQEVTLLVEYDVSVMDSVATASGPLLVEVAKATGSSLGVALSTSMFCSKQVIIIDKVKPASIADRCGALHAGDHILSVDGKSMEFCSLAEATQLLSASCQTVRMEILPQHQARPALNAPQHVKVQRSPRPLPWETGGSAPILPPYHYNTYHPDQSGARSHNRHTNNPPLSHSFSPGSMSAYSLSSLNMNTLPRNMYPTSPRGTLMRRKSKKKDFKSSLSLASSTVGLAGQVVHTETTEVMLLGDGIMGFGLQLQGGVFATETLSSPPLIAYIDPDSPAERCGILQIGDRILSINGVPTEDSTLEETNQLLRDSSITAQLTLEIEFDVAESVIPSSGTFHVKLPKKPGVELGITISSPSNRKPGDPLIISDIKKGSVAHRTGTLELGDKLLAIDNIRVESCSMEEAVQILQQCEELVKLKIRKDEDNSDEQEVSGSIIYTVELQRYGGPLGITISGTEEPFDPIIISSLSKGGLAERTGAIHVGDRILAINSSSLKGKPLSEAISLLQQAGETVTLKIKKQGELSSPKSCVIGPGLGQENQDGEEEPIITITPPSSQRAFCTLPSVDSAVESWDGSNMDSSFTTSAPPFQSYSFHEWRNAKSTNSQSSSSTRQRTNPLSDLGLTDDDWDRPPLGGFTVGHDGVEPDQEENFWSQALEDLETCGQSGILRELEATIMSGSTLSLNHDPTPTRSTLGRQASFQERSNSRPQVTPRSNTLPSDPQRRAFAMRKMRQEVNEILNQNPVELHKLTLEKATDLEDFGFSVSDGLLDRGVYINNIRAGGPAERGGLRAFDRILQINHVRTRDFDCCLVVPLIAESPNRLDLVISRSPTSSLLANHNDGTANNSHSPQSIGNELGPSELLIGHGEDCGPIKWSQPGDGLGVGLGLGLGQMNNSSS